AACGGGTGGGGTTCCAAAGCGTAGACGTGTAACCCTACACGTCTTCAAGCCGCTCCATCACTTCTCGATTCAACAGCCCTGGCTCTACTAGGACTCGCCCAGCGTCCAGGCTCCCCCAACAACTGCCAGGGAGCCTGGCCGACAGCGAAGCGCTAGCGCACCACTCGCGCCTAAGGCAGTCCAAGTGGAACCGCAGCTGACGCCCCACCAACACTCGCGGCACGGCGGCGACAGACCTGCAAAGCTGGGGGCGTGACGCACGCGCATTCGGGTCATGGCGAACCAAGCCCAATCAACAATCGGACCTTTCCACAAGAATCCAGCCAGTATGTGGCAAGGGTTACGCTCGTACCGCAATAGCAAGGATAAGTAGCGCGATGGTGTCGTGGGCGGATTGCACAATTCCCAATCTCCGAAATCAACGCCATCCACGCTAGCCCGGCCACTCCACCTTGCGTCCAACCACCTATCGGCGATCTCGGCCACGAGCCGTCGCGGTGTTCGCGATACACAGCAAAGTGCCCGGCGGACTCTTGCGAGCCAACCGGGCCTTCACTATGGAGCAGATGCCTGCGCCCTGTTTCAGGAGCGCCTAGGAGCCTTACTCTCAGTGGTTGTTGTGCCCCACGGAGTAGGCCATCACCCACATGACGACGCCAATCATGCCAATCACGATTCCGAGCGCGGTGATCCAGTGGGCGATCGGGAACCCGCCGAACGCGAGGGAAGCTCCGACTGCACACACGAGGGGTGCCCAGCTGTATGGGGCGAAGATGCCCTTGTGGCCAGCCTCTTCGTGAACCTCAGCATCGTCGTCGTCCTGGGCGCCGCCGCCGAAGCGGCGTTCGTTCATCCACACGTAGATGGCGATCATCCAGCACATCGCCGCGAGGGCAAAGAGTGCGGGAACACCGACCCATTCGATCCCGCCGGGATCGACATTGAGGGTGAGGAGGGTGTAAACGACGCCGACGACGGTCACGAAACAACCGATGAGGGCGAAGATGATGACGTTGGTGCGCATTCTTACTTACCTCCGTGGGCGCTAGCGAGTGTTGCCTCGTCGCGATTGACGTGAACCTGATCGACAGCGGCAACTTCGGGGAACTTCTGGTCGAAAGCCGGGCGTTCCGAGCGGATGCGCGGTAGTTCGGCGAAGTTGTGGCGCGGCGGCGGGCACGAGGTGGCCCACTCGAGGGAGGCGCCGTAGCCCCACGGATCGTTGACGGTGACCTTCTTGCCCTTCGTGTGGGTAAGCACAACGTTGAGGATGAACGGGAGGGTCGAGGCGCCAAGGATGAACGCACCAATCGTGGAGAACTGGTTCATCCACTGGAAGCCGTCCTCAGAGAGGTAGTTCATGTAGCGGCGCGGAGCACCTTCGACACCCATGAAGTGCTGGATAAGGAAGGTCATGTGGAAGCCTACGAGAAGAAGCCAGAAGTGGATCTTCGCGAGGTCTTCACGGAGCTTGTATCCGAACATCTTGGGCCACCAGAAGTAGAAGCCCGCGAACATTTCGAAGGCAACCGTGCCGAAGATGACGTAGTGGAAGTGGGCGACAACGAAGTAGGTGTCGCTCAGGTGGAAGTCGAGCACCGGGGTCGACAGGATCACGCCGGTGAGGCCACCAAAGAGGAAGGTGGTCATGAAGCCAAGCGTGAAGAGCATCGGTGATTCGAAGGTGATGGACCCGCGCCACATGGTGCCCACCCAGTTGAAGAACTTCACACCCGTGGGCACGGCGATCATCATCGTCATGAACGAGAAGAAGTCGAGCATGACGGCGCCGGTCGTGAACATATGGTGGGCCCACACTGTCACGGAGAGGGCGGCGATCGAAATGGTCGCGTAGACCAGGGTCTTGTAGCCGAAGATGGGCTTGCGGCTGAAGACGGGGATGATCTCCGAGGCAATGCCGAAGAACGGGAGTGCGAGCACGTACACCTCGGGGTGGCCGAAGAACCAGAAGAGGTGCTGCCAGAGGATCGGCCCGCCGTTCGCGGGGTCGAAGATGTTCGCGTCGAGCACGCGGTCGGCGCCGAGGGCGAAGAGCGCGGCGGCGAGCGGCGGGAAGACCATGAGGATGAGAATCGACGTGATGAGGATGTTCCACGTGAAGATCGGCATGCGGAACATGGTCATGCCGGGCATACGCATCGTGATGATAGTGGTGATGAAGTTGACGGCGCCGAGGATGGTGCCGAAGCCCTGCATGCACAAACCGAAGGCCCACAGGTCACCGCCGAGGCCCGGCGTAAAGGTGGTGTCAGAAAGGGGCGCGTAGGCGAACCAACCAAAGGAAGCCGCACCCTGGGGGGTGAGGAAGCCCGCGCACGCAATGAGGGCACCGAAAGCGGTGAGCCAGTAGGAGAACATGTTCAGGCGTGGGAACGCCATGTCGACAGCACCGATCTGCAGCGGCAGAAGGTAGTTCGCGAATCCCGCGAACAGAGGCGTGCCGAACATAAGAAGCATGATCGTGCCGTGCATCGTGAAGAGCTGGTTGTACTGGCCCTTCGACACGACAACCTGTAGACCGGGCTCCCACAGTTCAGCGCGGATGAGAAGCGCAAGCACGCCGCCAAAGCAGAAGAAGAAAAAGGCGGTTGCCATGTACATGATGCCGATCGTCTTGTGATCGGTCGTGGTGAGGAGCTTGAAGAACTGGTTACCCTTCTTCGTCTCAGGCTGTGCCGGGGCGAAGCGGCGCGTGGTTTCTGTGGTAGTAGTGCTCACTTTTTGGCATCCTCACGACGGTTTTCGATGCGGCGGTCGG
The window above is part of the Dermabacter vaginalis genome. Proteins encoded here:
- a CDS encoding cytochrome c oxidase subunit 4; its protein translation is MRTNVIIFALIGCFVTVVGVVYTLLTLNVDPGGIEWVGVPALFALAAMCWMIAIYVWMNERRFGGGAQDDDDAEVHEEAGHKGIFAPYSWAPLVCAVGASLAFGGFPIAHWITALGIVIGMIGVVMWVMAYSVGHNNH
- the ctaD gene encoding cytochrome c oxidase subunit I; the encoded protein is MSTTTTETTRRFAPAQPETKKGNQFFKLLTTTDHKTIGIMYMATAFFFFCFGGVLALLIRAELWEPGLQVVVSKGQYNQLFTMHGTIMLLMFGTPLFAGFANYLLPLQIGAVDMAFPRLNMFSYWLTAFGALIACAGFLTPQGAASFGWFAYAPLSDTTFTPGLGGDLWAFGLCMQGFGTILGAVNFITTIITMRMPGMTMFRMPIFTWNILITSILILMVFPPLAAALFALGADRVLDANIFDPANGGPILWQHLFWFFGHPEVYVLALPFFGIASEIIPVFSRKPIFGYKTLVYATISIAALSVTVWAHHMFTTGAVMLDFFSFMTMMIAVPTGVKFFNWVGTMWRGSITFESPMLFTLGFMTTFLFGGLTGVILSTPVLDFHLSDTYFVVAHFHYVIFGTVAFEMFAGFYFWWPKMFGYKLREDLAKIHFWLLLVGFHMTFLIQHFMGVEGAPRRYMNYLSEDGFQWMNQFSTIGAFILGASTLPFILNVVLTHTKGKKVTVNDPWGYGASLEWATSCPPPRHNFAELPRIRSERPAFDQKFPEVAAVDQVHVNRDEATLASAHGGK